One window of the Macrobrachium nipponense isolate FS-2020 chromosome 22, ASM1510439v2, whole genome shotgun sequence genome contains the following:
- the LOC135198330 gene encoding uncharacterized protein LOC135198330, producing MSRDIDENSARAYSVTRRRQLNVIRIGQLYIGSMKGNGRELAELMRIKRVDILCVQESRWKSKKAKELWDGYKLIYSGANEQGRNVIGVVLSGEMKNAVAEVSRKNVCIMRVKICYGGETMNIISAYAPQVGCTEEEKNRFWNEMSEVTQELEEQERIVVGADFNGHFGNEKDVIERVHGGHGIGERNPEGKSLVDFAVSFDMLLATDSCVLIIDYKQWKPMGSHILGTHRCYSVVSQYGSCNPGLRDDKSDKFIVNTGASRSFIPSSLNEQLNPTSHANLHVSTASGVPLTMYGRLEM from the exons atgagtcgtgatattgatgagaatagtgctagggcgtactcTGTTACAAGGCGAAGGCaactaaatgtgatcagaataggccagctctaTATTGGGTCTAtgaaaggaaatggaagagagttggcggagttgatgaggataaaaagagtggatattttgtgtgtgcaggaatcTCGATGGAAGAGTAAGAAAGCCAAAGAACTGTgggatggctacaagctaatctatagtggagcaaatgagcagggtaggaatgtcattggtgtagtgttgtcgggggaaatgaagaatgcagtggcggaagtgagtagaaagaatgtcTGCATTATGAgggtgaagatatgttatggaggggaaacaatgaacatcattagtgcttatgctccacaagtgggctgcacagaggaagaaaagaaccgtttttggaacgaaatgagtgaggtaacacaagaactggaagagcaggagaggattgTAGTGGGGGCAGATTTTAACGGACatttcggaaatgaaaaggatgtaattgaacgtgtgcatggagggcATGGGatcggggagagaaacccagaaggaaagAGTTTAGTAGACTTTgctgtgtcctttgatatg TTGCTTGCCACAGACTCTTGTGTACTCATCATagattataaacaatggaaacctatggggaGCCACATCCTCGGCACACACCGATGCTACTCTGTGGTGTCACAGTATGGCTCGTGTAATCCTGGCCTAAGAGACGATAAATCGGACAAGTTCATAGTAAACACTGGAGCATCCAGATCTTTCATCCCATCCAGCCTGAATGAACAACTCAACCCTACTTCCCACGCTAACCTCCACGTATCAACTGCCAGTGGAGTACCACTGACAATGTACGGAAGGCTGGAGATGTGA